The following proteins are co-located in the Trichomycterus rosablanca isolate fTriRos1 chromosome 14, fTriRos1.hap1, whole genome shotgun sequence genome:
- the LOC134326458 gene encoding uncharacterized protein LOC134326458 isoform X2, with amino-acid sequence MYLLVEFVDEGTTSPVAAEWYHEGISWWPPYTDKAKLLKSIRGSEVPNVSRGWTQHQARILYSSDCLDKVVQKWRISCETSDLNSDNDFPRKRKPKKPFEFIEKSQAKWHPSPQKQNLKMKKKTVHSLPPPPIPPPPPADHRNPGTNRSMMSKAQSYQGRIQDAWFTEPTQQMMSQIQLLSQDGQSTITEQMTEDNQSVGLESHCDILSAGPANAPRVRLPTGRLVPGQCTPERAILEMLGELQLQVQHLTSVITQRGPFLGNSSLKMPPAPADKEEEDGLPLESIQALNDFEVHLQNKIFKQKLVSKLSLVGEQTLKKTVWRICGGKVFAPQLAVQLNWCGRGEKTAIKNTHLKDTIVLSAMRNPLLPTPNEAEAEKIIKEWLRLSSDRLRKRQR; translated from the exons ATGTACCTACTGGTTGAATTTGTGGATGAGGGAACAACAAGCCCGGTGGCAGCAGAGTGGTACCATGAGGGCATATCATGGTGGCCTCCATACACAGACAAAGCCAAACTTCTAAAGAGTATCCGAGGCAGTGAGGTCCCAAATGTGAGCAGAGGATGGACACAGCACCAAGCTCGTATCCTTTACAGCTCAG aTTGTTTGGACAAGGTCGTCCAGAAATGGAGAATATCCTGCGAGACCTCGGATTTAAATTCAGACAATGATTTCCCACGAAAACGAAA aCCTAAAAAGCCATTTGAATTTATTGAAAAGTCTCAAGCAAAATGGCATCCCAGCCCTCAAAAACAGAATctcaaaatgaaaaagaaaacagtgcattccctaccaccaccaccaataccaccaccaccacctgctGACCATCGAAATCCTGGAACAAACAGAAGTA tgatGTCAAAGGCCCAGTCCTATCAGGGAAGAATTCAGGATGCTTGGTTCACTGAACCAACACAGCAGA TGATGTCACAAATCCAATTGCTCAGTCAAGATGGACAGTCCACCATCACAGAACAAA TGACAGAAGACAATCAAAGTGTTGGTTTGGAAAGCCACTGTGACATTCTGTCAGCAGGACCAG CTAACGCACCTAGAGTCCGTCTGCCTACAGGCCGACTAGTGCCGGGTCAATGCACAC CAGAGAGGGCCATCTTAGAGATGCTGGGGGAACTGCAGCTCCAGGTCCAGCATCTCACTTCTGTTATTACCCAAAGAGGCCCCTTTTTGGGTAACAGCAGCCTGAAGATGCCACCTGCACCAGCAGataaagaggaagaagatggacTTCCACTGGAAAGCATTCAGGCCTTGAATGACTTTGAAGTCCATCTTCAAAACAAGATCTTCAAGCAAAAATTG GTGTCAAAACTGTCACTGGTTGGGGAACAAACACTTAAAAAAACAGTGTGGCGGATTTGTGGTGGCAAAGTGTTTGCTCCTCAACTAGCTGTGCAGTTGAACTGGTGTGGCAGAGGAGAGAAAACGGCCATCAAAAACACACACCTGAAAGACACAATTGTCT tatcaGCAATGAGAAACCCGCTGCTCCCCACTCCAAATGAGGCTGAAGCTGAGAAGATCATTAAAGAGTGGCTTCGCCTTTCCAGTGACAGGCTCAGAAAAAGGCAGCGatag
- the LOC134326458 gene encoding uncharacterized protein LOC134326458 isoform X1 gives MYLLVEFVDEGTTSPVAAEWYHEGISWWPPYTDKAKLLKSIRGSEVPNVSRGWTQHQARILYSSDCLDKVVQKWRISCETSDLNSDNDFPRKRKPKKPFEFIEKSQAKWHPSPQKQNLKMKKKTVHSLPPPPIPPPPPADHRNPGTNRSMMSKAQSYQGRIQDAWFTEPTQQMMSQIQLLSQDGQSTITEQMTEDNQSVGLESHCDILSAGPANAPRVRLPTGRLVPGQCTPAERAILEMLGELQLQVQHLTSVITQRGPFLGNSSLKMPPAPADKEEEDGLPLESIQALNDFEVHLQNKIFKQKLVSKLSLVGEQTLKKTVWRICGGKVFAPQLAVQLNWCGRGEKTAIKNTHLKDTIVLSAMRNPLLPTPNEAEAEKIIKEWLRLSSDRLRKRQR, from the exons ATGTACCTACTGGTTGAATTTGTGGATGAGGGAACAACAAGCCCGGTGGCAGCAGAGTGGTACCATGAGGGCATATCATGGTGGCCTCCATACACAGACAAAGCCAAACTTCTAAAGAGTATCCGAGGCAGTGAGGTCCCAAATGTGAGCAGAGGATGGACACAGCACCAAGCTCGTATCCTTTACAGCTCAG aTTGTTTGGACAAGGTCGTCCAGAAATGGAGAATATCCTGCGAGACCTCGGATTTAAATTCAGACAATGATTTCCCACGAAAACGAAA aCCTAAAAAGCCATTTGAATTTATTGAAAAGTCTCAAGCAAAATGGCATCCCAGCCCTCAAAAACAGAATctcaaaatgaaaaagaaaacagtgcattccctaccaccaccaccaataccaccaccaccacctgctGACCATCGAAATCCTGGAACAAACAGAAGTA tgatGTCAAAGGCCCAGTCCTATCAGGGAAGAATTCAGGATGCTTGGTTCACTGAACCAACACAGCAGA TGATGTCACAAATCCAATTGCTCAGTCAAGATGGACAGTCCACCATCACAGAACAAA TGACAGAAGACAATCAAAGTGTTGGTTTGGAAAGCCACTGTGACATTCTGTCAGCAGGACCAG CTAACGCACCTAGAGTCCGTCTGCCTACAGGCCGACTAGTGCCGGGTCAATGCACAC CAGCAGAGAGGGCCATCTTAGAGATGCTGGGGGAACTGCAGCTCCAGGTCCAGCATCTCACTTCTGTTATTACCCAAAGAGGCCCCTTTTTGGGTAACAGCAGCCTGAAGATGCCACCTGCACCAGCAGataaagaggaagaagatggacTTCCACTGGAAAGCATTCAGGCCTTGAATGACTTTGAAGTCCATCTTCAAAACAAGATCTTCAAGCAAAAATTG GTGTCAAAACTGTCACTGGTTGGGGAACAAACACTTAAAAAAACAGTGTGGCGGATTTGTGGTGGCAAAGTGTTTGCTCCTCAACTAGCTGTGCAGTTGAACTGGTGTGGCAGAGGAGAGAAAACGGCCATCAAAAACACACACCTGAAAGACACAATTGTCT tatcaGCAATGAGAAACCCGCTGCTCCCCACTCCAAATGAGGCTGAAGCTGAGAAGATCATTAAAGAGTGGCTTCGCCTTTCCAGTGACAGGCTCAGAAAAAGGCAGCGatag
- the LOC134326458 gene encoding uncharacterized protein LOC134326458 isoform X3: protein MYLLVEFVDEGTTSPVAAEWYHEGISWWPPYTDKAKLLKSIRGSEVPNVSRGWTQHQARILYSSDCLDKVVQKWRISCETSDLNSDNDFPRKRKPKKPFEFIEKSQAKWHPSPQKQNLKMKKKTVHSLPPPPIPPPPPADHRNPGTNRSMMSKAQSYQGRIQDAWFTEPTQQMMSQIQLLSQDGQSTITEQMTEDNQSVGLESHCDILSAGPGRLVPGQCTPAERAILEMLGELQLQVQHLTSVITQRGPFLGNSSLKMPPAPADKEEEDGLPLESIQALNDFEVHLQNKIFKQKLVSKLSLVGEQTLKKTVWRICGGKVFAPQLAVQLNWCGRGEKTAIKNTHLKDTIVLSAMRNPLLPTPNEAEAEKIIKEWLRLSSDRLRKRQR, encoded by the exons ATGTACCTACTGGTTGAATTTGTGGATGAGGGAACAACAAGCCCGGTGGCAGCAGAGTGGTACCATGAGGGCATATCATGGTGGCCTCCATACACAGACAAAGCCAAACTTCTAAAGAGTATCCGAGGCAGTGAGGTCCCAAATGTGAGCAGAGGATGGACACAGCACCAAGCTCGTATCCTTTACAGCTCAG aTTGTTTGGACAAGGTCGTCCAGAAATGGAGAATATCCTGCGAGACCTCGGATTTAAATTCAGACAATGATTTCCCACGAAAACGAAA aCCTAAAAAGCCATTTGAATTTATTGAAAAGTCTCAAGCAAAATGGCATCCCAGCCCTCAAAAACAGAATctcaaaatgaaaaagaaaacagtgcattccctaccaccaccaccaataccaccaccaccacctgctGACCATCGAAATCCTGGAACAAACAGAAGTA tgatGTCAAAGGCCCAGTCCTATCAGGGAAGAATTCAGGATGCTTGGTTCACTGAACCAACACAGCAGA TGATGTCACAAATCCAATTGCTCAGTCAAGATGGACAGTCCACCATCACAGAACAAA TGACAGAAGACAATCAAAGTGTTGGTTTGGAAAGCCACTGTGACATTCTGTCAGCAGGACCAG GCCGACTAGTGCCGGGTCAATGCACAC CAGCAGAGAGGGCCATCTTAGAGATGCTGGGGGAACTGCAGCTCCAGGTCCAGCATCTCACTTCTGTTATTACCCAAAGAGGCCCCTTTTTGGGTAACAGCAGCCTGAAGATGCCACCTGCACCAGCAGataaagaggaagaagatggacTTCCACTGGAAAGCATTCAGGCCTTGAATGACTTTGAAGTCCATCTTCAAAACAAGATCTTCAAGCAAAAATTG GTGTCAAAACTGTCACTGGTTGGGGAACAAACACTTAAAAAAACAGTGTGGCGGATTTGTGGTGGCAAAGTGTTTGCTCCTCAACTAGCTGTGCAGTTGAACTGGTGTGGCAGAGGAGAGAAAACGGCCATCAAAAACACACACCTGAAAGACACAATTGTCT tatcaGCAATGAGAAACCCGCTGCTCCCCACTCCAAATGAGGCTGAAGCTGAGAAGATCATTAAAGAGTGGCTTCGCCTTTCCAGTGACAGGCTCAGAAAAAGGCAGCGatag
- the LOC134326458 gene encoding uncharacterized protein LOC134326458 isoform X4: MDTAPSSYPLQLRPKKPFEFIEKSQAKWHPSPQKQNLKMKKKTVHSLPPPPIPPPPPADHRNPGTNRSMMSKAQSYQGRIQDAWFTEPTQQMMSQIQLLSQDGQSTITEQMTEDNQSVGLESHCDILSAGPANAPRVRLPTGRLVPGQCTPAERAILEMLGELQLQVQHLTSVITQRGPFLGNSSLKMPPAPADKEEEDGLPLESIQALNDFEVHLQNKIFKQKLVSKLSLVGEQTLKKTVWRICGGKVFAPQLAVQLNWCGRGEKTAIKNTHLKDTIVLSAMRNPLLPTPNEAEAEKIIKEWLRLSSDRLRKRQR, from the exons ATGGACACAGCACCAAGCTCGTATCCTTTACAGCTCAG aCCTAAAAAGCCATTTGAATTTATTGAAAAGTCTCAAGCAAAATGGCATCCCAGCCCTCAAAAACAGAATctcaaaatgaaaaagaaaacagtgcattccctaccaccaccaccaataccaccaccaccacctgctGACCATCGAAATCCTGGAACAAACAGAAGTA tgatGTCAAAGGCCCAGTCCTATCAGGGAAGAATTCAGGATGCTTGGTTCACTGAACCAACACAGCAGA TGATGTCACAAATCCAATTGCTCAGTCAAGATGGACAGTCCACCATCACAGAACAAA TGACAGAAGACAATCAAAGTGTTGGTTTGGAAAGCCACTGTGACATTCTGTCAGCAGGACCAG CTAACGCACCTAGAGTCCGTCTGCCTACAGGCCGACTAGTGCCGGGTCAATGCACAC CAGCAGAGAGGGCCATCTTAGAGATGCTGGGGGAACTGCAGCTCCAGGTCCAGCATCTCACTTCTGTTATTACCCAAAGAGGCCCCTTTTTGGGTAACAGCAGCCTGAAGATGCCACCTGCACCAGCAGataaagaggaagaagatggacTTCCACTGGAAAGCATTCAGGCCTTGAATGACTTTGAAGTCCATCTTCAAAACAAGATCTTCAAGCAAAAATTG GTGTCAAAACTGTCACTGGTTGGGGAACAAACACTTAAAAAAACAGTGTGGCGGATTTGTGGTGGCAAAGTGTTTGCTCCTCAACTAGCTGTGCAGTTGAACTGGTGTGGCAGAGGAGAGAAAACGGCCATCAAAAACACACACCTGAAAGACACAATTGTCT tatcaGCAATGAGAAACCCGCTGCTCCCCACTCCAAATGAGGCTGAAGCTGAGAAGATCATTAAAGAGTGGCTTCGCCTTTCCAGTGACAGGCTCAGAAAAAGGCAGCGatag
- the LOC134326460 gene encoding uncharacterized protein LOC134326460 isoform X3 produces the protein MSSMIDPCMIGMYLLVEFVDEGTTSPVAAEWYHEGISWWPPYTDKAKLLKSIRGSEVPNVSRGWTQHQARILYSSDCLDKVVQKWRISCETSDLNSDNDFPRKRKPKKPFEFIEKSQAKWHPSPQKQNLKMKKKTVHSLPPPPIPPPPPADHRNPGTNRSMMSKAQSYQGRIQDAWFTEPTQQMMSQIQLLSQDGQSTITEQMTEDNQSVGLESHCDILSAGPGRLVPGQCTPAERAILEMLGELQLQVQHLTSVITQRGPFLGNSSLKMPPAPADKEEEDGLPLESIQALNDFEVHLQNKIFKQKLVSKLSLVGEQTLKKTVWRICGGKVFAPQLAVQLNWCGRGEKTAIKNTHLKDTIVLSAMRNPLLPTPNEAEAEKIIKEWLRLSSDRLRKRQR, from the exons ATGAGTAGCATGATAGATCCCTGTATGATAGGAATGTACCTACTGGTTGAATTTGTGGATGAGGGAACAACAAGCCCGGTGGCAGCAGAGTGGTACCATGAGGGCATATCATGGTGGCCTCCATACACAGACAAAGCCAAACTTCTAAAGAGTATCCGAGGCAGTGAGGTCCCAAATGTGAGCAGAGGATGGACACAGCACCAAGCTCGTATCCTTTACAGCTCAG aTTGTTTGGACAAGGTCGTCCAGAAATGGAGAATATCCTGCGAGACCTCGGATTTAAATTCAGACAATGATTTCCCACGAAAACGAAA aCCTAAAAAGCCATTTGAATTTATTGAAAAGTCTCAAGCAAAATGGCATCCCAGCCCTCAAAAACAGAATctcaaaatgaaaaagaaaacagtgcattccctaccaccaccaccaataccaccaccaccacctgctGACCATCGAAATCCTGGAACAAACAGAAGTA tgatGTCAAAGGCCCAGTCCTATCAGGGAAGAATTCAGGATGCTTGGTTCACTGAACCAACACAGCAGA TGATGTCACAAATCCAATTGCTCAGTCAAGATGGACAGTCCACCATCACAGAACAAA TGACAGAAGACAATCAAAGTGTTGGTTTGGAAAGCCACTGTGACATTCTGTCAGCAGGACCAG GCCGACTAGTGCCGGGTCAATGCACAC CAGCAGAGAGGGCCATCTTAGAGATGCTGGGGGAACTGCAGCTCCAGGTCCAGCATCTCACTTCTGTTATTACCCAAAGAGGCCCCTTTTTGGGTAACAGCAGCCTGAAGATGCCACCTGCACCAGCAGataaagaggaagaagatggacTTCCACTGGAAAGCATTCAGGCCTTGAATGACTTTGAAGTCCATCTTCAAAACAAGATCTTCAAGCAAAAATTG GTGTCAAAACTGTCACTGGTTGGGGAACAAACACTTAAAAAAACAGTGTGGCGGATTTGTGGTGGCAAAGTGTTTGCTCCTCAACTAGCTGTGCAGTTGAACTGGTGTGGCAGAGGAGAGAAAACGGCCATCAAAAACACACACCTGAAAGACACAATTGTCT tatCAGCAATGAGAAACCCGCTGCTCCCCACTCCAAATGAGGCTGAAGCTGAGAAGATAATTAAAGAGTGGCTTCGCCTTTCCAGTGACAGGCTCAGAAAAAGGCAGCGatag
- the LOC134326460 gene encoding uncharacterized protein LOC134326460 isoform X4 — protein sequence MYLLVEFVDEGTTSPVAAEWYHEGISWWPPYTDKAKLLKSIRGSEVPNVSRGWTQHQARILYSSDCLDKVVQKWRISCETSDLNSDNDFPRKRKPKKPFEFIEKSQAKWHPSPQKQNLKMKKKTVHSLPPPPIPPPPPADHRNPGTNRSMMSKAQSYQGRIQDAWFTEPTQQMMSQIQLLSQDGQSTITEQMTEDNQSVGLESHCDILSAGPANAPRVRLPTGRLVPGQCTPAERAILEMLGELQLQVQHLTSVITQRGPFLGNSSLKMPPAPADKEEEDGLPLESIQALNDFEVHLQNKIFKQKLVSKLSLVGEQTLKKTVWRICGGKVFAPQLAVQLNWCGRGEKTAIKNTHLKDTIVLSAMRNPLLPTPNEAEAEKIIKEWLRLSSDRLRKRQR from the exons ATGTACCTACTGGTTGAATTTGTGGATGAGGGAACAACAAGCCCGGTGGCAGCAGAGTGGTACCATGAGGGCATATCATGGTGGCCTCCATACACAGACAAAGCCAAACTTCTAAAGAGTATCCGAGGCAGTGAGGTCCCAAATGTGAGCAGAGGATGGACACAGCACCAAGCTCGTATCCTTTACAGCTCAG aTTGTTTGGACAAGGTCGTCCAGAAATGGAGAATATCCTGCGAGACCTCGGATTTAAATTCAGACAATGATTTCCCACGAAAACGAAA aCCTAAAAAGCCATTTGAATTTATTGAAAAGTCTCAAGCAAAATGGCATCCCAGCCCTCAAAAACAGAATctcaaaatgaaaaagaaaacagtgcattccctaccaccaccaccaataccaccaccaccacctgctGACCATCGAAATCCTGGAACAAACAGAAGTA tgatGTCAAAGGCCCAGTCCTATCAGGGAAGAATTCAGGATGCTTGGTTCACTGAACCAACACAGCAGA TGATGTCACAAATCCAATTGCTCAGTCAAGATGGACAGTCCACCATCACAGAACAAA TGACAGAAGACAATCAAAGTGTTGGTTTGGAAAGCCACTGTGACATTCTGTCAGCAGGACCAG CTAACGCACCTAGAGTCCGTCTGCCTACAGGCCGACTAGTGCCGGGTCAATGCACAC CAGCAGAGAGGGCCATCTTAGAGATGCTGGGGGAACTGCAGCTCCAGGTCCAGCATCTCACTTCTGTTATTACCCAAAGAGGCCCCTTTTTGGGTAACAGCAGCCTGAAGATGCCACCTGCACCAGCAGataaagaggaagaagatggacTTCCACTGGAAAGCATTCAGGCCTTGAATGACTTTGAAGTCCATCTTCAAAACAAGATCTTCAAGCAAAAATTG GTGTCAAAACTGTCACTGGTTGGGGAACAAACACTTAAAAAAACAGTGTGGCGGATTTGTGGTGGCAAAGTGTTTGCTCCTCAACTAGCTGTGCAGTTGAACTGGTGTGGCAGAGGAGAGAAAACGGCCATCAAAAACACACACCTGAAAGACACAATTGTCT tatCAGCAATGAGAAACCCGCTGCTCCCCACTCCAAATGAGGCTGAAGCTGAGAAGATAATTAAAGAGTGGCTTCGCCTTTCCAGTGACAGGCTCAGAAAAAGGCAGCGatag
- the LOC134326460 gene encoding uncharacterized protein LOC134326460 isoform X2: MSSMIDPCMIGMYLLVEFVDEGTTSPVAAEWYHEGISWWPPYTDKAKLLKSIRGSEVPNVSRGWTQHQARILYSSDCLDKVVQKWRISCETSDLNSDNDFPRKRKPKKPFEFIEKSQAKWHPSPQKQNLKMKKKTVHSLPPPPIPPPPPADHRNPGTNRSMMSKAQSYQGRIQDAWFTEPTQQMMSQIQLLSQDGQSTITEQMTEDNQSVGLESHCDILSAGPANAPRVRLPTGRLVPGQCTPERAILEMLGELQLQVQHLTSVITQRGPFLGNSSLKMPPAPADKEEEDGLPLESIQALNDFEVHLQNKIFKQKLVSKLSLVGEQTLKKTVWRICGGKVFAPQLAVQLNWCGRGEKTAIKNTHLKDTIVLSAMRNPLLPTPNEAEAEKIIKEWLRLSSDRLRKRQR; the protein is encoded by the exons ATGAGTAGCATGATAGATCCCTGTATGATAGGAATGTACCTACTGGTTGAATTTGTGGATGAGGGAACAACAAGCCCGGTGGCAGCAGAGTGGTACCATGAGGGCATATCATGGTGGCCTCCATACACAGACAAAGCCAAACTTCTAAAGAGTATCCGAGGCAGTGAGGTCCCAAATGTGAGCAGAGGATGGACACAGCACCAAGCTCGTATCCTTTACAGCTCAG aTTGTTTGGACAAGGTCGTCCAGAAATGGAGAATATCCTGCGAGACCTCGGATTTAAATTCAGACAATGATTTCCCACGAAAACGAAA aCCTAAAAAGCCATTTGAATTTATTGAAAAGTCTCAAGCAAAATGGCATCCCAGCCCTCAAAAACAGAATctcaaaatgaaaaagaaaacagtgcattccctaccaccaccaccaataccaccaccaccacctgctGACCATCGAAATCCTGGAACAAACAGAAGTA tgatGTCAAAGGCCCAGTCCTATCAGGGAAGAATTCAGGATGCTTGGTTCACTGAACCAACACAGCAGA TGATGTCACAAATCCAATTGCTCAGTCAAGATGGACAGTCCACCATCACAGAACAAA TGACAGAAGACAATCAAAGTGTTGGTTTGGAAAGCCACTGTGACATTCTGTCAGCAGGACCAG CTAACGCACCTAGAGTCCGTCTGCCTACAGGCCGACTAGTGCCGGGTCAATGCACAC CAGAGAGGGCCATCTTAGAGATGCTGGGGGAACTGCAGCTCCAGGTCCAGCATCTCACTTCTGTTATTACCCAAAGAGGCCCCTTTTTGGGTAACAGCAGCCTGAAGATGCCACCTGCACCAGCAGataaagaggaagaagatggacTTCCACTGGAAAGCATTCAGGCCTTGAATGACTTTGAAGTCCATCTTCAAAACAAGATCTTCAAGCAAAAATTG GTGTCAAAACTGTCACTGGTTGGGGAACAAACACTTAAAAAAACAGTGTGGCGGATTTGTGGTGGCAAAGTGTTTGCTCCTCAACTAGCTGTGCAGTTGAACTGGTGTGGCAGAGGAGAGAAAACGGCCATCAAAAACACACACCTGAAAGACACAATTGTCT tatCAGCAATGAGAAACCCGCTGCTCCCCACTCCAAATGAGGCTGAAGCTGAGAAGATAATTAAAGAGTGGCTTCGCCTTTCCAGTGACAGGCTCAGAAAAAGGCAGCGatag
- the LOC134326460 gene encoding uncharacterized protein LOC134326460 isoform X1 has protein sequence MSSMIDPCMIGMYLLVEFVDEGTTSPVAAEWYHEGISWWPPYTDKAKLLKSIRGSEVPNVSRGWTQHQARILYSSDCLDKVVQKWRISCETSDLNSDNDFPRKRKPKKPFEFIEKSQAKWHPSPQKQNLKMKKKTVHSLPPPPIPPPPPADHRNPGTNRSMMSKAQSYQGRIQDAWFTEPTQQMMSQIQLLSQDGQSTITEQMTEDNQSVGLESHCDILSAGPANAPRVRLPTGRLVPGQCTPAERAILEMLGELQLQVQHLTSVITQRGPFLGNSSLKMPPAPADKEEEDGLPLESIQALNDFEVHLQNKIFKQKLVSKLSLVGEQTLKKTVWRICGGKVFAPQLAVQLNWCGRGEKTAIKNTHLKDTIVLSAMRNPLLPTPNEAEAEKIIKEWLRLSSDRLRKRQR, from the exons ATGAGTAGCATGATAGATCCCTGTATGATAGGAATGTACCTACTGGTTGAATTTGTGGATGAGGGAACAACAAGCCCGGTGGCAGCAGAGTGGTACCATGAGGGCATATCATGGTGGCCTCCATACACAGACAAAGCCAAACTTCTAAAGAGTATCCGAGGCAGTGAGGTCCCAAATGTGAGCAGAGGATGGACACAGCACCAAGCTCGTATCCTTTACAGCTCAG aTTGTTTGGACAAGGTCGTCCAGAAATGGAGAATATCCTGCGAGACCTCGGATTTAAATTCAGACAATGATTTCCCACGAAAACGAAA aCCTAAAAAGCCATTTGAATTTATTGAAAAGTCTCAAGCAAAATGGCATCCCAGCCCTCAAAAACAGAATctcaaaatgaaaaagaaaacagtgcattccctaccaccaccaccaataccaccaccaccacctgctGACCATCGAAATCCTGGAACAAACAGAAGTA tgatGTCAAAGGCCCAGTCCTATCAGGGAAGAATTCAGGATGCTTGGTTCACTGAACCAACACAGCAGA TGATGTCACAAATCCAATTGCTCAGTCAAGATGGACAGTCCACCATCACAGAACAAA TGACAGAAGACAATCAAAGTGTTGGTTTGGAAAGCCACTGTGACATTCTGTCAGCAGGACCAG CTAACGCACCTAGAGTCCGTCTGCCTACAGGCCGACTAGTGCCGGGTCAATGCACAC CAGCAGAGAGGGCCATCTTAGAGATGCTGGGGGAACTGCAGCTCCAGGTCCAGCATCTCACTTCTGTTATTACCCAAAGAGGCCCCTTTTTGGGTAACAGCAGCCTGAAGATGCCACCTGCACCAGCAGataaagaggaagaagatggacTTCCACTGGAAAGCATTCAGGCCTTGAATGACTTTGAAGTCCATCTTCAAAACAAGATCTTCAAGCAAAAATTG GTGTCAAAACTGTCACTGGTTGGGGAACAAACACTTAAAAAAACAGTGTGGCGGATTTGTGGTGGCAAAGTGTTTGCTCCTCAACTAGCTGTGCAGTTGAACTGGTGTGGCAGAGGAGAGAAAACGGCCATCAAAAACACACACCTGAAAGACACAATTGTCT tatCAGCAATGAGAAACCCGCTGCTCCCCACTCCAAATGAGGCTGAAGCTGAGAAGATAATTAAAGAGTGGCTTCGCCTTTCCAGTGACAGGCTCAGAAAAAGGCAGCGatag
- the LOC134326460 gene encoding uncharacterized protein LOC134326460 isoform X5 translates to MDTAPSSYPLQLRPKKPFEFIEKSQAKWHPSPQKQNLKMKKKTVHSLPPPPIPPPPPADHRNPGTNRSMMSKAQSYQGRIQDAWFTEPTQQMMSQIQLLSQDGQSTITEQMTEDNQSVGLESHCDILSAGPANAPRVRLPTGRLVPGQCTPAERAILEMLGELQLQVQHLTSVITQRGPFLGNSSLKMPPAPADKEEEDGLPLESIQALNDFEVHLQNKIFKQKLVSKLSLVGEQTLKKTVWRICGGKVFAPQLAVQLNWCGRGEKTAIKNTHLKDTIVLSAMRNPLLPTPNEAEAEKIIKEWLRLSSDRLRKRQR, encoded by the exons ATGGACACAGCACCAAGCTCGTATCCTTTACAGCTCAG aCCTAAAAAGCCATTTGAATTTATTGAAAAGTCTCAAGCAAAATGGCATCCCAGCCCTCAAAAACAGAATctcaaaatgaaaaagaaaacagtgcattccctaccaccaccaccaataccaccaccaccacctgctGACCATCGAAATCCTGGAACAAACAGAAGTA tgatGTCAAAGGCCCAGTCCTATCAGGGAAGAATTCAGGATGCTTGGTTCACTGAACCAACACAGCAGA TGATGTCACAAATCCAATTGCTCAGTCAAGATGGACAGTCCACCATCACAGAACAAA TGACAGAAGACAATCAAAGTGTTGGTTTGGAAAGCCACTGTGACATTCTGTCAGCAGGACCAG CTAACGCACCTAGAGTCCGTCTGCCTACAGGCCGACTAGTGCCGGGTCAATGCACAC CAGCAGAGAGGGCCATCTTAGAGATGCTGGGGGAACTGCAGCTCCAGGTCCAGCATCTCACTTCTGTTATTACCCAAAGAGGCCCCTTTTTGGGTAACAGCAGCCTGAAGATGCCACCTGCACCAGCAGataaagaggaagaagatggacTTCCACTGGAAAGCATTCAGGCCTTGAATGACTTTGAAGTCCATCTTCAAAACAAGATCTTCAAGCAAAAATTG GTGTCAAAACTGTCACTGGTTGGGGAACAAACACTTAAAAAAACAGTGTGGCGGATTTGTGGTGGCAAAGTGTTTGCTCCTCAACTAGCTGTGCAGTTGAACTGGTGTGGCAGAGGAGAGAAAACGGCCATCAAAAACACACACCTGAAAGACACAATTGTCT tatCAGCAATGAGAAACCCGCTGCTCCCCACTCCAAATGAGGCTGAAGCTGAGAAGATAATTAAAGAGTGGCTTCGCCTTTCCAGTGACAGGCTCAGAAAAAGGCAGCGatag